In Rhodopirellula bahusiensis, a single window of DNA contains:
- a CDS encoding M28 family peptidase, with the protein MLTLAVVGVFAYVGVAVWQMLQSPDATSVVPAALGPVPDRYDADRAMGYLVEICDLGPRPSGSPAMLQQQEMLTKVFEENGGEVRLQRGEIRHPQTGENVPIANLIAAWNSNAPTRFLLCAHYDTRPYPDRDRRDPKGVFIGANDGASGSAALMELSHQFQNLPKDIGVDIVLFDAEEFVFGEQSGEYFLGSTLFAQQYLMEPPAVPYQSGVLLDMIADRELQLLYERNSLRYARDVTRSVWATAKRLGVRAFTPRARSQAIRDDHLPLNQIAKIPTTDLIDFDYPRPGFRAPQYWHTTQDIPENCSGESMAAVIWVVHEWMLEQKGG; encoded by the coding sequence TTGTTGACTCTGGCGGTGGTCGGCGTGTTCGCTTACGTCGGGGTGGCGGTGTGGCAAATGCTCCAGTCCCCCGATGCCACGTCGGTGGTCCCCGCCGCTCTCGGGCCCGTCCCTGATCGCTACGACGCGGATCGTGCGATGGGTTACTTGGTCGAGATTTGCGATCTTGGTCCGCGGCCGTCCGGCAGCCCCGCGATGCTGCAGCAGCAGGAGATGCTGACCAAGGTCTTTGAAGAGAACGGAGGCGAAGTTCGTTTGCAACGCGGTGAGATACGGCACCCGCAAACGGGCGAGAACGTGCCCATCGCGAATTTGATCGCGGCTTGGAACTCAAACGCGCCCACCCGGTTTTTGCTGTGCGCCCACTATGACACTCGGCCGTATCCCGATCGAGATCGTCGCGATCCGAAAGGCGTCTTCATCGGTGCCAACGACGGGGCCAGCGGTTCGGCGGCACTGATGGAACTGAGTCATCAATTCCAGAACCTGCCGAAGGACATCGGCGTCGACATCGTGCTGTTTGATGCGGAAGAGTTTGTCTTTGGCGAACAGAGCGGCGAGTACTTTTTGGGTTCGACCTTGTTCGCCCAGCAATACTTGATGGAACCGCCGGCGGTTCCTTACCAGAGCGGCGTGTTGCTGGACATGATCGCGGATCGCGAATTGCAATTGTTGTACGAACGAAACAGTCTTCGCTACGCACGCGATGTGACTCGTTCAGTGTGGGCCACCGCGAAACGATTGGGAGTGAGAGCTTTCACACCACGGGCTCGCAGCCAAGCGATTCGCGACGATCACTTGCCGCTCAATCAGATCGCAAAGATCCCCACCACGGACTTGATCGATTTCGATTACCCGCGACCGGGATTCCGTGCGCCGCAGTATTGGCACACGACGCAAGACATTCCTGAAAACTGCAGCGGGGAAAGCATGGCGGCGGTGATTTGGGTGGTGCATGAGTGGATGTTGGAGCAGAAGGGGGGATAG
- a CDS encoding tyrosine-type recombinase/integrase has protein sequence MPRQPKPFFRKQTQSWYFSTGGQQINLGKDKDAAFAKFHQMMADPATIATDNTTLYELSQTYLDWVQTNRKKATYDRSLHYLKSFIDKVGKQLKVTHLKPFHVNRWIDKPTWNSTSRADAIGVVQRNLNWAVEQGYLLRNPIAGMRKPKKKRRDVFYTHEQWQQIREHAKAPFDDLLDFLCCTGCRPIEARTIEARFILDDMVIFPTDQSKGETEPRVIYLVPKAAEILARLATKHPTGHVFRNSKDRSWTKDSIKCRLDRISKKVKFHVIAYGARHSWATHALTSGGIDSIAAAHLMGHKDPAMVAQVYSHLAKQPEFLRAQAAKAIQGHPTK, from the coding sequence ATGCCAAGGCAGCCAAAGCCCTTCTTCCGCAAGCAGACCCAGAGCTGGTATTTCTCCACCGGCGGCCAGCAAATCAACCTTGGCAAAGACAAGGATGCGGCGTTTGCAAAATTCCATCAGATGATGGCCGATCCGGCCACCATCGCCACGGACAACACGACGCTCTACGAGCTGAGCCAAACTTACCTGGACTGGGTACAGACCAACCGCAAGAAGGCAACCTACGACCGCAGCTTGCACTACCTGAAGAGCTTCATCGACAAGGTCGGAAAGCAACTCAAGGTCACCCATTTGAAGCCCTTCCACGTCAATCGGTGGATCGACAAACCGACCTGGAACTCGACGAGCCGCGCCGACGCGATCGGCGTTGTCCAACGAAATCTCAACTGGGCGGTGGAACAAGGCTATCTGCTCCGCAATCCAATCGCAGGGATGCGAAAGCCAAAAAAGAAGCGACGGGATGTGTTCTACACGCACGAGCAATGGCAACAAATCCGCGAACACGCCAAAGCCCCCTTCGACGATCTGCTCGACTTTTTGTGCTGCACCGGGTGCCGTCCCATCGAGGCCCGCACGATTGAGGCACGCTTCATTCTCGATGACATGGTCATCTTTCCGACCGACCAATCCAAAGGAGAGACCGAACCCCGCGTGATTTACCTCGTTCCCAAGGCCGCAGAGATCCTCGCTCGGCTGGCGACAAAGCATCCGACAGGACACGTCTTTCGAAATAGCAAAGACCGCTCGTGGACGAAGGACTCGATCAAATGTCGGCTCGACCGCATTTCTAAAAAGGTCAAGTTCCATGTCATCGCTTACGGAGCCAGGCATTCATGGGCGACGCATGCATTGACGTCAGGCGGGATCGACTCCATCGCGGCGGCACACCTCATGGGGCATAAAGATCCGGCGATGGTCGCTCAGGTGTACAGCCACCTCGCGAAGCAGCCAGAGTTCTTGCGTGCTCAGGCTGCGAAAGCCATTCAAGGCCATCCAACTAAATGA